One genomic region from Prionailurus bengalensis isolate Pbe53 chromosome C1, Fcat_Pben_1.1_paternal_pri, whole genome shotgun sequence encodes:
- the S1PR1 gene encoding sphingosine 1-phosphate receptor 1, with protein MGSTSVPLVKTHRSSVSDYVNYDIIVRHYNYTGKLNVSADENGIKLSSVVFILICCFIILENIFVLLTIWKTKKFHRPMYYFIGNLALSDLLAGVAYTANLLLSGATTYKLTPAQWFLREGSMFVALSASVFSLLAIAIERYITMLKMKLHNGSNSFRSFLLISACWVISLILGGFPIMGWNCINMLASCSTVLPLYHKHYILFCTTVFTLLLLAIVILYCRIYSLVRTRSRRLTFRKNISKASRSSEKSLALLKTVIIVLSVFIACWAPLFILLLLDVGCKVKTCDILFRAEYFLVLAVLNSGTNPIIYTLTNKEMRRAFIRILSCCKCPSGDSAGKFKRPIIAGMEFSRSKSDNSSHPQKDDGDNPETIMSSGNVNSSS; from the coding sequence ATGGGGTCCACCAGCGTCCCGCTGGTGAAGACCCACCGCAGTTCTGTGTCTGACTATGTCAACTACGACATTATCGTCCGGCATTACAACTACACGGGAAAACTGAATGTCAGCGCGGACGAGAACGGCATTAAACTGAGCTCCGTGGTGTTCATTCTCATCTGCTGCTTTATCATCCTAGAGAACATCTTTGTCTTGCTGACCATTTGGAAAACCAAGAAGTTCCACCGACCCATGTACTATTTTATCGGCAACCTGGCCCTCTCAGACCTGTTGGCGGGAGTGGCCTACACGGCCAACCTGCTCTTGTCTGGCGCCACCACCTACAAGCTCACCCCCGCCCAGTGGTTTCTGCGGGAAGGGAGTATGTTTGTGGCCTTGTCTGCCTCGGTGTTCAGCCTCCTAGCCATCGCCATCGAGCGCTATATCACAATGCTGAAGATGAAACTCCACAACGGGAGCAACAGCTTCCGCTCCTTCCTGCTGATAAGTGCCTGCTGGGTCATCTCCCTCATCCTGGGTGGCTTCCCCATCATGGGCTGGAACTGCATCAACATGCTGGCCAGCTGCTCCACTGTCCTGCCGCTCTACCACAAGCACTATATCCTCTTCTGCACCACCGTCTTTACCCTGCTCCTGCTCGCCATCGTCATCCTGTACTGCAGGATCTACTCCTTGGTCAGGACTCGGAGCCGCCGGCTGACCTTCCGCAAGAACATCTCCAAGGCCAGCCGCAGCTCTGAGAAGTCACTGGCGCTCCTCAAGACCGTGATTATCGTCCTGAGCGTCTTCATCGCCTGCTGGGCGCCCCTCTTCATCCTGCTCCTGCTGGACGTGGGCTGCAAGGTGAAGACCTGCGACATCCTCTTCAGAGCGGAGTACTTCCTGGTGCTGGCCGTGCTCAACTCCGGCACCAACCCCATCATTTACACTCTGACCAACAAGGAGATGCGCCGGGCCTTCATCCGGATCCTGTCCTGCTGCAAGTGCCCCAGCGGAGACTCCGCCGGCAAATTCAAGCGACCCATCATCGCCGGCATGGAATTCAGCCGCAGTAAGTCAGAcaactcctcccacccccagaagGACGATGGGGACAACCCAGAGACCATTATGTCCTCTGGAAATGTCAACTCTTCTTCCTAA